Part of the Desulfurococcus sp. genome is shown below.
ATTGCTTCATCCTCCTCCCTTAGGGTCGTCTACTCACCTGTGTTAACGTTTAAGCTTAAACCTTCATAGGGGTTTATAAATGAAAATCTTAAGCTTCTCCATGCTACCTTTAATTATTCGTGAGCAAAGACTGCTATAATCCTGGTGTCTTCTACCGCTTCAATCCTGGCGAATCCAACTCTATAAAGCTGGACAATAGAGTCAGGCTTCTCGCTCAGAATGCGTTTTTCAGCTAGATACCTTGTTTTCTTTAACTCCATCCCCTCCGGTATTAGCAGGAGAAGCTCGATGCTTTCAGCGCTATTAACCCACTGGATTATCGGCGCGTTAGATTTCCTTGCATCCTCTTGAGGGATACTGTAGAGGTAGGCTGTGAAGCCGGGTTTTCCTCCTATACTCACAGGGTCTCCTAGAGTAAAGTTAGCTAGACCCATAGCTCTGAAGAGCTTGTGGCTGCTCTGCTCTATTAAGCTTACATCTCTAGGCGAGATGTATATTATTGCTCCATCTTCTATTAGGTACTCGTAGAATTCTCTTCTCGATGGGTGCACTGGTATCTGGGCTCTCAGAGGCTCCTTTATCCCTTTTAATACCACGGGCACGGGGTCCTCAACTGCCATATACCTGTTCGCGGATGCATCTACTAGGATCCTGTTGATAGCGTAGAGGTTTACGAGGCTTACTCTAGCATCAATAGGCTTAACACCGACATCTTTAACTATCCTCCATATGGTTTCACGTAGAATCCCTCTTCTACGTAAACCCTCTATGGTTCCGAATCTTGGATCGTCGTAGGGTTGGATGCCCTGCTCTTCTACGAGCTTCCTCATCTTGGATTTACTCAGTATTAATCCCTCGAGAGATAGTCGTCCGAAGTGTATTGTCTCAGGGTACTTCCAGCCCATGTGGGTATAAAGATACTTCTGTTTGACGGTATTGGTTAGGTGCTCCTTCGCTCTTAGTATGTGCGTGACCCCCATGAGGTAGTCGTCTACTCCTGCAGCAAAATTATATGTTGGCCATACAATGTATTTATCCCCTGTCACTGGGTGAGGAGTCCTCGAGGTGTCTATTATACGGAAGGCCACCCAGTCTCTGACACTGGGGTCGGGGTGCTGGAGGTCGGTTTTAACTCTTAGGACAGCCTCACCCTCCCCGTAGCGTCCCTCCAGCATTCTATCGAATTTCTCGAGGTTGTCTTCAACAGGTGTATCCCTGTGGGGGCAGGCTCTCCCAGCGTTCCTATAGGATTTAAACTGTTTATCGCTGCATTCATCAATGTAGGCTCCACCTCTCGCTATTAATTTACGAGCAATATCGTAGAATATCTCCATGCGGAGACTCTGCACGTACTCCTCGCTCCACTTCACGCCCAGCCACTTCAAGGCTTCTTTTATCCTCGTGTAGGCTTCAGGGTAGGGTGCTTTTACCCTTGGGTCTGTATCCTCGAATCTGAGTATCATTCTACCATTATACATTTCTGCATACCAGTAGCTTAGTAGGGCCGGTCTCGCATTACCGAGGTGTATTGTGAAGTCGGGGTTAGGCGCGAACCTTGTTACGACTCTTCCAACTTCAGCGTTAGGTAGAGGGGGTAGCTCCTTCTCTACAGGGCTCTTCTTTTCTTCCAGGAGCTCAGGCCAGTTCGCTCTCACTAGCTTAATCTGCTCCTCCAGGCTGAGCTTGTTCACTTCTACTATGACTTCCTCGATAACCTTAATGAACTCTCGCAACCTGCTACGTATCTCAGGTATTTCACCAGCTATTTTTGAGACCACGGCTTTAAGGTCTGCTTTACCCTCATGCTTGACTGCGTTGACTAAGGCGTGTTTAAAAGCTGCTTCTTTCACTTTCTCTAATAGAGATTTCTCTTGGCTGCTCAACTGACACCACCAGTACTATTTTCTCAGGCTTCTCCCATGTCAAATCTATAACAGCTAGTAAAAACCCCTCGCACACAGAGCGTGTACTCCTCACCTCGTGCTTCCCGGTTACAGTGTACACTACTAGTTCTCCTCTCCTAACATGCTTTAAGCCGCCGATGTAATAAAGCCTCCTCCCAGTCACCTCTTGAAGGCAGAGGGGGGTGCCCTCCTCGAAGAGAAGTGCTTTCGGTAGCTCTCTCCTATCAACTAGTATGATGCTTGCTTTTAGAGCAGGATTCTCCAGGTCTATGTACCTGAGTACATCCTCGTAGGGTATGCTACCGTAGATCTCACTACATGAGTCTGAGGGTTGACTAGTCATTGTGAACTCGTCTCCCCTACGGCATATAATTCTCTTAGACTCCACGTTCTTTACGAAGAGCTCGGGGAAGATGTAGTCGCTCAATGCCCTTTCCTCTCATGGCTTAAGTACTTGTATAGATCTATACCTCTCTGAAGCATGACGCCTACAATATTGGAGCCCAGCACCACTGGCACGCTTCTCAAATCCCTAGTGGTCCTGGCACCAGTGAGGTACATAGCAGTCTTCAATTCGTAGATGTAGGAGTCAAGGTATACTTCAGCTGCAGTAACCCCCTCTTTTAAGAGTTTTCCTAGAATAGGCTTAGCTACTCCAGCCATGTCAGCACCTAAAGCTATGTTGACTGCAGCCTTGAATCCATCCCAGACTCCACCGCTAGCAATGATAATTGAGTCCCTGGCTGCATGCCGCGCCTCGATCACTGAGAGAGGAGTGGGGATTCCCCATTCCGAGAGCTTTAAGCCGCTTTCGTATCGTGGTGTTCCAGGCGGGTTTCTATATGCTTCAATGAGAGCCCAGTTAGTGCCGCATGCCCCGGCTACATCGAATATTCTAACTCCCGCTCTGTGGAACAGTTCAACGACCTCCATGGAGAGCCCGCTGCCTACCTCCTTGATTACAATCGGTTTGCCGAGTACTGAGACTAGCTCTTTAACTTTATCGACTAGCTCTGCTCTCAGTCGTGTATCACCTTCCGGCTGTACTACCTCTTGGGCTGGATTCAAGTGTATGGCTAGAGCGTCTGCATCCAATACTTCCACTAGTTTTACAACGACGTCGAGTTCAATATCGTTTAGTGTATTCAACCCAATGTTACCGATAACTGGGACACTTCTAGCTGTATCCCTGACGACTCTATAGCTGGCTACAACATCACTATTGAATCCACTGGTAACCATTGCTCTCTGGCTGCCTACACCTATCGCAATACGCTTTGATTCAGCGAGCTCAGCGAGCATCTTATTCACTTTTGTAAGAGAGGGGTGGCCGCCTGTCATCCCTGTTATCATTAAGGGTGCTGAGAGCTTGTACCCGAGGAATTCAACCTCTAGGCTCACATCACTGAAGCTTAACCCTGGGAGAGCCTTGTGTATTAGTTTTATCTCGCTGTAAATGCTCCTGCAATAATCCTTGTAGTCTACACGCGGGTCTAAAGCTAGTTCTAGATGCTGGAGTTTTCTAGCCTGTACTTCATCCAATTCAGCCTGCCTCCTACAAGTAGAATTTTATGCTAGCGTATCCAACAACATGGGTTTTATCACCGGATGTATCCCCGCTTGTAGCGTGCTTTAAGAGGCTTACCCTGCCTCCAAGCATTCTCGTGTACTCCATTAGAGTCATTATGCCACCAGGCCCGCAGATACTGATGCCTTCCCGCATCATTACATTGTAGAATCCGTGGATGTCTAGCCTTAGAATTTCATCTATAGCCATTAAATCCTTCCTCACGGTTTCCTCGTGGGGCTCATAGTGGTTGAAATCGCTGCTAGCTAGTATAATAGTATTCTTCCCGAGCGACTCAACTGCTCTCCGTATAGCCCTAGCTAGATCAAAAGCAACGTCGGGTGTGTGTACACCTATCACTATAGGGACTATTCTTACAGCTGAACCATACAGGTATGCGAGGAAGGGTAGTTGAACTTCAACCGAGTGTTCTTCTAGGTGAGCATACTCATCGAAGTCTGCTACATCACTGTACTCAACGATCTTCTTCGATAACTCTCCATCCACTGTTAGAGCCCCCAGCGGGGTCTCCCAGACACCCTCAGGGTATACTGAGACAGGCTTCCCAAGTCCTGTGTGATTAGTACCCAGTATCACCACGACGTCAGGTTTCCCGTTGAGAGCCATATCATGGAATGCGTGAGCTGCTACAGGCCCGCTATACACATAGCCTGCGTGGGGGACAACATATCCTAGGATACCGTGTAACGGGGTCTCAACAGTTTTTAAGGGGAGACTTCCAGGGCCCACAGGATGCTTAAAAGACCACTCTATCATCTCTCTAAGCTCCCCGGGGTCCTCTGGGTAGAAATAGCCTGCTACAACAGCTATTCTCCGCTTCAAACTAATCCCTCATGTTAAACTAGGATATTGAAAGCTAATAATATAGTTAAAGGTTAAGCCAGGATAACCCTGAGCTTAAAGCATTTTTCTCTCTGAGAGTAGATTCCAAAACAGTGGGAGTATGCTTATGCTGTGGCCTCGAAATCCGAGGGCTGCTCTGGAAGGTCAGCGTTAGGTGGGAGAACACCTCTCTCGCGTAGTATCTGCCTTGTGAGTATCCAGTATAGTAGTGCGAGACTCTTTCTCCCCTTGTTATTCCCAGGTATTATTAAGTCAACGTATTCAACCCTGTTGTCCGTGTCAGCGAAGGCTACTACTGGTATCCCTACATCAGCTGCCTCCTTGAGAGCTTGTAGATCGGATCTTGTATCAGTGATCACCACTACATCGGGCTCAAAGTAGTTCTTCAGGCTCGGGTTAGTGAAGGTGCCTGGTATGAACCTGCCGATAAATGGCTTGCAGCCAACATACTGGCACATCTTTGACACCGGCTTCCTCCCGTATTGTCTAACAGAGACAGCTGCTATCTTCTCCGGCTGGTATCTAGCTAGGAATCTACCAGCTATCCTCAATCTTTCATCTATCTTCCTCACGTCGAGAATGTATAGTCCATCTGATCGAACCCTGTAAACGAATGGCTCCATGAATTTAGTGCACACATGCGTACCTATGTGGACACCGGCCGAAAGGTATTTCTCTATTGGTACTAGGAGCTCTACAACACCGCTTTCAGGCTTAGAGATCGGTGCCTCCTTCTCCTCATCCGTCCAGCTTGGATCACCCATGCTACTCACCCTTAAGATATCTTAGGGAAGTATAATACCTCCTTGGATACATCTACATGGGATAAAAACATCCTTCTACAGCAATACCTCTTAACACCTAAATCATCTAGAACCTTGCCTGGATCCTCGCCTTTCTCAACTCTCTTTAAGTATTCCTCCCATAAATGCCCTATGGGCCTGCCACAAGTGAAGCATCTAACAGGGAAGAGCACTTTTCAACCACCTACCTATAGCTCTTCTGCCATCTTCTTCTAGCACTATACCTACCCCACTTTTTAGGTTCCGTTTGACGGGGATCCCCGCTTAGCATGTGTCGATCATACTCTTTAAGTATTCTTTTAAGCTCCTCGTGCCCGAAGTACTCTACTAGACCTCTAGCTATAGCTATTCTTGCAGCCTCTGCTTGACTCATGTAGCCTCCTCCTTCAACGGTCACCTTGATATCGATTGTCTTAGCTAGGTCGCCGGCTAGGAGGAGCGGCTCCATTATTTTAACTCTAGCCATCTCAATGGGAATTAACTCTAATGGTACCCCGTTGATCCAGACTCTGCCAATCCCTGGTTTTATTACAGCTCTAGCTATACTAGTCTTTCTTTTACCTGTTGATAAAACCACCTTTACTCCCGTGCTCGTTGACTGGCTCATCTCCTAGCACCCGTCCAGCCCATTACTCTGGCAACTTCCTCCAGGTAGATGAATCTACCTTTTAGTCTTGATGCTGAAGCCTCGGGGAACTGTATGAATTCAGTGCTTTTTAAGCTGCTCGGGGTACCCACGTATACTTTAAGATTTCTGTATGCTCTTCTACCCGTGGCTTTATCCATGGGGAGCA
Proteins encoded:
- a CDS encoding glutamate--tRNA ligase — protein: MSSQEKSLLEKVKEAAFKHALVNAVKHEGKADLKAVVSKIAGEIPEIRSRLREFIKVIEEVIVEVNKLSLEEQIKLVRANWPELLEEKKSPVEKELPPLPNAEVGRVVTRFAPNPDFTIHLGNARPALLSYWYAEMYNGRMILRFEDTDPRVKAPYPEAYTRIKEALKWLGVKWSEEYVQSLRMEIFYDIARKLIARGGAYIDECSDKQFKSYRNAGRACPHRDTPVEDNLEKFDRMLEGRYGEGEAVLRVKTDLQHPDPSVRDWVAFRIIDTSRTPHPVTGDKYIVWPTYNFAAGVDDYLMGVTHILRAKEHLTNTVKQKYLYTHMGWKYPETIHFGRLSLEGLILSKSKMRKLVEEQGIQPYDDPRFGTIEGLRRRGILRETIWRIVKDVGVKPIDARVSLVNLYAINRILVDASANRYMAVEDPVPVVLKGIKEPLRAQIPVHPSRREFYEYLIEDGAIIYISPRDVSLIEQSSHKLFRAMGLANFTLGDPVSIGGKPGFTAYLYSIPQEDARKSNAPIIQWVNSAESIELLLLIPEGMELKKTRYLAEKRILSEKPDSIVQLYRVGFARIEAVEDTRIIAVFAHE
- a CDS encoding DUF2118 domain-containing protein; translated protein: MSDYIFPELFVKNVESKRIICRRGDEFTMTSQPSDSCSEIYGSIPYEDVLRYIDLENPALKASIILVDRRELPKALLFEEGTPLCLQEVTGRRLYYIGGLKHVRRGELVVYTVTGKHEVRSTRSVCEGFLLAVIDLTWEKPEKIVLVVSVEQPREISIRESERSSF
- the fni gene encoding type 2 isopentenyl-diphosphate Delta-isomerase, coding for MDEVQARKLQHLELALDPRVDYKDYCRSIYSEIKLIHKALPGLSFSDVSLEVEFLGYKLSAPLMITGMTGGHPSLTKVNKMLAELAESKRIAIGVGSQRAMVTSGFNSDVVASYRVVRDTARSVPVIGNIGLNTLNDIELDVVVKLVEVLDADALAIHLNPAQEVVQPEGDTRLRAELVDKVKELVSVLGKPIVIKEVGSGLSMEVVELFHRAGVRIFDVAGACGTNWALIEAYRNPPGTPRYESGLKLSEWGIPTPLSVIEARHAARDSIIIASGGVWDGFKAAVNIALGADMAGVAKPILGKLLKEGVTAAEVYLDSYIYELKTAMYLTGARTTRDLRSVPVVLGSNIVGVMLQRGIDLYKYLSHERKGH
- the amrB gene encoding AmmeMemoRadiSam system protein B, which encodes MKRRIAVVAGYFYPEDPGELREMIEWSFKHPVGPGSLPLKTVETPLHGILGYVVPHAGYVYSGPVAAHAFHDMALNGKPDVVVILGTNHTGLGKPVSVYPEGVWETPLGALTVDGELSKKIVEYSDVADFDEYAHLEEHSVEVQLPFLAYLYGSAVRIVPIVIGVHTPDVAFDLARAIRRAVESLGKNTIILASSDFNHYEPHEETVRKDLMAIDEILRLDIHGFYNVMMREGISICGPGGIMTLMEYTRMLGGRVSLLKHATSGDTSGDKTHVVGYASIKFYL
- the rpsB gene encoding 30S ribosomal protein S2; this translates as MGDPSWTDEEKEAPISKPESGVVELLVPIEKYLSAGVHIGTHVCTKFMEPFVYRVRSDGLYILDVRKIDERLRIAGRFLARYQPEKIAAVSVRQYGRKPVSKMCQYVGCKPFIGRFIPGTFTNPSLKNYFEPDVVVITDTRSDLQALKEAADVGIPVVAFADTDNRVEYVDLIIPGNNKGRKSLALLYWILTRQILRERGVLPPNADLPEQPSDFEATA
- a CDS encoding DNA-directed RNA polymerase subunit N; the protein is MLFPVRCFTCGRPIGHLWEEYLKRVEKGEDPGKVLDDLGVKRYCCRRMFLSHVDVSKEVLYFPKIS
- a CDS encoding 30S ribosomal protein S9 yields the protein MSQSTSTGVKVVLSTGKRKTSIARAVIKPGIGRVWINGVPLELIPIEMARVKIMEPLLLAGDLAKTIDIKVTVEGGGYMSQAEAARIAIARGLVEYFGHEELKRILKEYDRHMLSGDPRQTEPKKWGRYSARRRWQKSYR